The genomic stretch GAAGCACCAAGACGCGAATTGTTGGGATTGCGAGTCCGCCTGGGCAGAGTCAGTCATGTGTCCCTGGGACAGCGCAGCCGGTCCAGACAGGCGCCGGGCCGTATTTGTAGCAGTTTAGATGCCCCCAAGCCCAAGGGGCCGGCAACTGCTGGCTTTCCGGGTGCCGAAGCAAACACTCGGTGCTGTCAATGGGCGGTCGAGCACGGAGCTGTGCTGTGTCAACCGCTGTAGGCCCTGCTAGCCACTCCCCTAAAGCTCGCCTAGCGTCGCCTGAGAGGGGCACTGCTGTGGCGGAACCCACTCCCCGCATTCCGCAAGCAAGGCCGTCTCCCCTCTAGAGTTAGAGCCAGGGCCGGCGctcactgctgctgcgcccaTCATCACCGTTGCATCATAACGTGATCAagactgttgctgctggctgttcGTATTGATTGATGCGTTGAAGCTAATCATGCTCCCCTTTTCATTAGAACGAATTAAACCCAAATCCTCCTCATTAGCAGCAAAGCGTCGTAATCCGTCCTGCCGCGCCGGCTCCATCAATCTGCAGCTCCTGAGACAACCATCCAACTTTCACGCTTCGGCCGCTGGGCCTCGCTGGCATGCAGATGCAACCGAGCAACCCCATTGGCGCTGGATCGATCACCAGGCACACAACTCGCAGATCTCGAACCACTTCAGACCAAGCCCACTCCCCCCGGCGGCTCACCGACAATATGGCGAAATACCTCTCCTTTGGCCCCCATCCCCTCCTGTGCTTAATTCACACgatactttttcttctccttgtcctctcAGCAGCGTCTGATTCCTTCACGTGGGTCGTTCGGACGGCTGTAAACGCCTGCGGCCGCTCAGTGGCTTGATATAGATTCATACGTGGTTCCAAGTACTACGTGCCTGCAAATGCATCAGCAATGCAATGCATGATTACATGTTTCATTCAGTGCTTTCACGTCTGAGAATCACCGTCGTTGTGAGCAAAATACCACGGTACTTTGTATATATTCTCTCAGCTAAATTTAGTTAAACGCGAGATCGTACTCCCCCCTGGTTCTTACTCATCCACATGCCTGTCACCCAATGAATCCACATGTCCAAAATAGgaaaagaaatggaaaaagaagaaaaatctgCGGTGCTCATGACACCGGCCCCTCGCTAAAACAAAAGTGTTCATGGCAGCGCCAACAATGCAAACACACCGCCCACCACCGGCCGAGCGGTAAACTGGTTGCCGGGATATTCTCCCGTGTTCGTGTCGTACAAGTCGGTAAATGCTCGCCACGTTGGAGTCTCGTTGATCCACTTGGCAATCAAGGAGATGAACATGGCCTTTGTGTCGGGCTtggctactgctgcagcgAACAGTTCCCAGTCAGTCTTGGTGAGTGTGCCGCGCGTGTCGAGAACAACTCCGTATTTGTTGGCTTTGGTCTTGTAAAAATCACTCTGCATATCGTAGACGGACTGGGGGATAAAGTTCAGTCCAAGAGCCTTGTCAGGGTAAATGTTATATAGCAATCCTTGTAGAGGTTGTCCATTAGCAAAGACCAAGCTGTAGCAGGGAGCTGCAAAACTCACCATAAGTGGCTCCCGAATCATATTGCAGTACGCTGTGGCTGGGGACAGAAGCTCTGTTGATGCCGTGGCGAGACCAGAAATTGAGATAGTCCTTGGCAATGCTCGAGTACTTTCCAGAGAGGTAAGTGTGACCAGTTTGGTCGGCTATTTCAGACATGGCCTGCAAAGCAATTATGCCTTTGATGGCGAGGTTGGTTTGGTTCCTATCATCTCAGTCTCAGTATGTGTATATTTGGTTGACTGGGCTCTCATGAAATAGTCAACTTACGCAAGATGACCTGCGAAATCATCCGTAGACAATTGGTTTGCCGGGATCTTGGCATCTTCAATCAGATACTCTGCCCACTGCGCCATGAGCTGCCAATGCTCGTTTAGATAGTCAACGTCCCCTGTCTTTTGAGCGTAAGACAGCATCATGATAATCATATTGCCGCACTCTTCTAGGGGCATAGCCTCATCGTTGCCTTGCGGGTAGCCAAGAGCCTGGGGGAATCTACCCAGGTCGTGAATCGCATATTTGTTCGGGTAGTGGCCGCTCTCTTGGTTCTCGAGAAGTGGTGAGAGGGTGTATTTGATGAGATTTGGATCAAGATACAGCATGATTGGCCAGGTAGGGAAGATCACGTCAACCGTTTGGATATCGCTGTTGGAGCTGATTTCTTTGAGGAATACTCTGACGTTATCCGGAGTGCCCGTATACTGGAGGGCCCCAAACGCCTGACGGACGGCAAGACTTGTGATGGTGAGATAATCATCTCCACCAGCGTCGACAGAGTCTCTTGCAACACGGTTGTCGAGATTGGTGGCATATTGGCTGGCGTAGCTGTAGTCCTTGTAAAAGAATGGAACAAGCTCTGATTCATCAAAATAGCTTGCCCAAAGGGATGGCACTTGCTGAGCGGAGCTACCTTGACCTTGGAATAATATGGCATCTTGTTGCGCAATACCAATGGTGAAGAGAGTGGATGCAGAGCCCCCTCTCCCGACCGCACCAAGGTCGCGCGCAAAGGCAAATACGGgcctattttttttttgttcagtGACATATATCCTCTCAACTCGTTTAAGCAGTCACTGGTTCTTACCATCGATCGTTCACCGCACGGTAGTTTGTGTCAATGGTATTGTCAAGTGTACCGTTTGATAGGAACTGGCCGCGGACCTCTGTATCTTGGCCAATCTTATACGTTACACCTCTCTAGAGTGCATTGTCAGTATAATTTCATAATAATAACCATGTAGCAGACATCTAAACGACTCACAATATCACCGGTAGACCAATACCAGCTACCCCATGATGCCTGATCGTTGGCCTCTCTGAAAGCGTCTTGGTTTTGGCGATAGAATTTGTGGGAAAGCACCCCGTCTGCCTCTTGATGCTCCCACCGGATAATCTGTGAGCTGTCGCCAGATGCCCATTCTATAGGCAGGTTAATTGTGCACTTCCAAGCTCCAATGATGGCCGCTTACCTCCTGACACATCGGAGTAGATTTGAACGTTGTGTGAACGTCCGTCTAGGGAGACAACCGAAATTTTGAGGTATGAAAACGGAACAGATTGTCTTCTCAGGTCATCTGGGTAGACTGGAGAGAAGAATTCTGCAGCCATTCGAACCAACCCTCCCACATTCATGGTAAAGGTCGTTCTAGTGGATGTATACTTGAGTGACTCTTGGTCAACATTGCCTGCGCCGGGAGCCGCTCCCATCCAATTGTAGGCTTTTCCGTCGACCTTGATGAAGCCTTGCCATGCTTGAATTCCTTGTCTGTAATTATCAGAATCGTTTAGCATCCGTTGAATTTCTTCCAAATGAGAGGCAGCATAACATCGGTGGTGCTCACGTCCAGTACCTAGGCCATTGCCCAGCAAGGTAGCCGCTAGGGCTTCCGTTATTTGGGCCATTGAGCCAAACGTTGAGATAGGGAGCTCGAACAGCCAGAGGAGCCGCGGGAGGCCGTGCCGGTTCAAAGGTTGAAACCGCGTTCGCGTGCCCTGCCAAAGCAAGGACAGCCGCCGTAGCGACTCGCAAGAGCTTCATAGTCAAATGTAAGCCGCAGACAGATACCCCAAGCCGAATGATGTCTGGCTGAatctaaaaagaaaaggaggagaaacGGATGCAGACAGCAGAGAGCATAAATACACAAAGGCTGGGGCCGAAACAGTGTcagtattttaataattgAGTCGGGTGTTCTTGAGCCGTACCAAGGGATGAGAGACACACTGAGTGGGCCGTTGTTGATCTTATGACGATATACTTGTAGCCGAGTGAGCTTGGCTGAAACGCAGCTGCATGCGAATGACCACAATACTGAGGCCTAGAAGAGCTCGTAGGAGAATATTTCTAATAGTAAAACCAATGCTAACTCCTAACAAATGTGAAATACCACCACGCTGGCTCATAAATGATGGCTGGGTATTTGCGAGAGTGGCGACGTGCGGCCAACTGCAACCTCGACGGCTTGAGACGTTGCGATGCTGTGTAGCGTAGCCTCGGCGCAACAACGAATCACTTGTTAGAAAAGGTCTAGAATCCACGTTCTAACCGCGATAAAGGGTCAGCTATCataagagaaaagagcaagtGATTAGCTCGAGCCGCAGAATTAACCCTGCTGTAAAGGCAAGGCAGGGAGAGATCAGGGCTTGGCTCATTTAGTGGCATGAGGATGTAGCATCAATCTCCGTTGGCAATGCGCGTGATGCTCTCACTTGGCTTGGCTCAACttacatgtatgtacctgCACGTTCCCATTCCAGCTCACGATGTATACGTCGCAGTGGACAGGTAGAACGAGGGCAAGGAGGAATCATGCAGTTATGGGGCAGCAAGAGCGGGGATGGATTTTGATGTCATACACGGCATCTGCGCTCAAACGGCAGTTTTCGGTTCGGGGCCTAGGGTCATGAGACAAGGGTCTAATCCGCACCCAAAGCATCTCTCGCAATTGCCAAGATGCAGGCTCGCTACCCAGTGCTTTGTCGTCCTAGTGGATAAAGCTGGTTGTTAGCCCCCAGCTAGCTGTGTTGCCGTGGACGGTGGAGAGGAGGTTCAGTAGCGTAGCCGGCTATAAGAAGCAGCAAGTACTTCGTGTACCGGCATCAATATCTCCTAGAGAGTCGTGAATAGCGGCAGGGCCGCTCGCGGCTCGGTATAATGATGCGGCTCTGGAAGGTTGTTGATTGCCCGTCCACGTTGTATGCAGCAGCCGCTATCCTTGACGTCAATTAGACATTGTATCTCTCCAAGACCAGAGCATCCGCCTATCAGCTTACCGATCACATTCACGATGCTACCGGCTAGCAGCGCCGAATGGCCCCTCAGTGGGCAATCTGTCTCACTGGTCTCCAGCGGATCCGATCCCCCGCAAACGGCCtctgcagtagcagcaaatGCGCACCCACGTATCGCGTCGCATCGAGGTCCTAGCAAGAGCGCTACTGCGGGCGTAGGTAGGGAGAGCTGTCAAGGGACACAATATCGCGAGGACAGGCTTCAGATGGGATCGTGACCCATCACACTCTCTTTTCGCCCCTAGTATGATCTTGTTTTTTTCGCGGCATGAGCTTGATTTGTCGAATGTAGTTGTgtgtaaaaaaagaaagaaaaaaaaaaaccaagtCGATGAGAGTTTGTGAAGAGGTAAAGCTTTCGCTGGTATGAAGTCGGCTTCAAGACAGGTACGGGTAGCGGAAGAATCTCTCTTCCGCTCAATTTGAGACAGCTAGCTACCTGCTTGGCTCTCATACCCTTTTGTTATGACTTGGATAGTTTATTGTTTTTCGTATCTGCTTTCCAATCTCTGTGCCCTTATTTCACCTGCACTATAAGAATCCTTCCTGTCGTATGTCTAAGACAAAGCTCGCCCTTCTAGCTCCCCAACCTTGCTCCGCATCATGGGATCTCAGGCCCCAACGTCTAGACTCCCCACTGCCGATCTCTTTTAAACGCTTGTCCAACGCGAAAACATTTGCAACGAGGTCACGATATGGCCTGCTCGAAATTTAGGCAGTCATGGCCCAAGGGCGTCGCGTGCCGCCAGATGTAACCCTACCCTCATTAAGCATCAATTTAGACCACATCTTGGCAAAACTCATCACAGCATGCAGTTGACAATTGACCGAGCGCCAAGAAAAGTCAAGTACCGACTTTCCATAAGCTAGATTCTCAAGAGGGAACCAGACGGGCTGCTCAAAGCCGTCTTGCGCAACTCCATATGCAGAGTGTCTTTCTAGAAGAAAGCCAGCAGCATTAGCTTAGTCCATGCAGTGATCTACATGCTTGGTCCTACTCACAGGGCTCTCGTACTCGCCAGTTGTGAGCCAATCGCCTTATACGCATGAGATACACAACAGTACTCGTAAAAAGCTAGTCGTTTTAGCTAGCTGCTTGTCACGACATGCCTGTATTGAACTGGCTTCTCAGAGAGTAGTGCTAGCTTTGATAATCCATATATACGAATGCGTGCTACCGAGATCGCTACCGAAGATGATAAATGGTCGGGAAAACGTAGCCAATTGCTTCCATGTTCCCGTCTGCACTTGTATATCAGCATTAATAGCATCATGTATTCTCTGCCATGTGGTGCCCCTTGCAGAGACTGAGAATGGAATGCAAGCTACCCCAACATGTAATTACGAAACTTAAACGAGTAAAGCAAGGGGCTAGTAAAAGACACGTCCAGAGTGCTGCTTTGCCCAAACCCCTGTCGATCAGACCGATTGTTTGAAACAAAAGGGCATTGTCTCCGTTACTCCGAAGATTCGTATGCTGGCCTCTCAACGTTTCGTGCGGAAGGGGGAGTCGACATGCTGAGACACTTCTCATTATCTCCTCCCTAAATGCTTCACTATACGAGAGGCTTCTTATACAAGCTAATTACATAGAGCGGATATAACGAAGCCATCATCCCACTTTCTGCCCTACTTACAATAGTGAGCGTGGCTCTATTTTTAGATCCCTTCAAAGGGATTACTTGGTATACGAGAAGATTCTTATTGCGCCCTAAGATCATAATATGCACAATTGTCACTTGAAGATGCCTCATGTTGTATAGCCGGGAAGACTGAATATCAACAGCCATGGACTGTTTCACCAGACTGCAGACTGTATTGTTTCTATCCTATTTTGTAAAAGGGCGTATATGTATTTCTTTAAtaacacaaaaaaagagcaattGCCCACGAGGCTCTCCAACGATAGCGCACTGGCATTGTCGTCAGTAGTTGAGCCTCGGTCCAAACACGCCGTCCCAGCGATGGCGTAGAAGCACTGTCACTGTCGAGATTTCTCATTCCGTACACATTCCACTCGTTAGACAGCGGGTATTAAACGCTGATGGGGTATCATATAAACtgtaaaaagcaaaaaaataaatgcaaaaaggaaaagaggataCAAGTGTCGCACTCAAGCCTCTCCGTAACAGAGGGAGACGACACATGTGAATAATGTTGCGGGTGCCGAGGCATACGTTGCGAGATCCCTTGAAAATGGCCTAGAAGGGTAGCGCGAAAGCATTGCCACAACCAGGCCCTTCTCGAGTTCATATCGCTTCGCCCTCTGGAAAGTAGCGTGATGGTGTTGTCACCTTAACGGTCAAGGCAGCAACCCACCAGTGGCTACCTCGAGTGAAGAGGCGAGTGTGACCATAAAGAGGGGTCGTAGAGGCGGCTGAAGAATTAAAAAGAGTGTATATCAAGGATGCCCGTATAAGTGGAGAAGGCCCTCgaacaaaggaaaaggcaaaacgGCAGGTTGAACTACCCATGTAAGAATGGTAATTGTGGGGAGGTGAAGACGTCGTCAGTGCcaagttgttgttgttgaaggCTAAATcttggctgttgttgctgcctTGAGTGATGACGCCTCACAGAAGGGCGATCTAGGCCTCTTGGGCTCGCCGGGAAAGCTTCCCGAAGCCGCGCTGCACAGCTTCCCGTCTTGCTGCGCCATCCTCGAGCGCATTGGGAGAACCAGTATTGTTAAGCCTGGAGCTAGGAGGATTTCCCACGACCTTTAGCAGGATCAGCATGACCAGGGAGCTAAGGATGCTAATGCCGAGGATTCCAATCATTGTAAGATTGCTCTTACGGAATCGATGGGGCCCCGGTTTGGCATCCTCAGGCCACCCAGTGTATAGAGCATATGTGGTGGTGACGCTGCCTAGATTTCCCAAGCCGGATACAAGAGCTGTTGCGGCTGCCACACCAACTTCACCATGCCGGCGTTGGAAGATTTCCGAAGTCCACGTCATGCAGATTGGGACGGTTGGTCCTAGACCAAAGCCCACCATCAGAAGGCCTCCATAGCGAGCCCACCCGTTTTGAACAGCAAAAGTCGTTGTCAATAAGCCGGCGATTTGGATGCAGAcggctgctgagaagaagaagggcctCAGACGATGAAAGCGGTCGGAAAGCGGCGTAACCAGGAGAATGGCGATCAAGTCCATCTAGAGGATACAATGTTAGGAGCAATAGGTGGATGGAAAAGATGCCAAGAAACTCACAATCCAGATAGGAGCAAAGAGTAAGCTAACGACAATGTCGCTCGCCTGTGGTTGGATTGAAGCAATGATCACCGATCCGTAGAGCTGAGTGCCGATTCCGACTCCGACTACTCCAAAGTACATCAGGCATAGAGGCCACAGCCGCCAGTCAAGCAGCACAAGGCAGAGATCCTTGACGCCCCATGGGCGAGCATGATACACGCGTCTGAGCTCAGAGTAATGAACTATGGCGTCTTCACCTTGGAGAACTTCAGGGGTGGCCGGAAGCCACTTGAACAGGCCGTTACGcttcctcgcctcgcctGGCGCCAGGGGTCTGTCAGGCAGCCACCATAGCAGCACAAAGCTCAAGACAACGGCAACGAGCCCGTAGATGAGAAACATCCATCTAAATCCAACCaagcctccatcgccatccatgAGTTGGAATCCCGCCGAGACGAGGCCGACCACAGCCGCAGACACCTGCGAGGCGGTGAAGTACATGCCAATTCGCTTGGCTGTCCTAGATGGCGGATAAAATAGGGTCAGATAAAACGCCATGCCCGGCCACATGCCAGCGATCACCAAGCCCAGGAGGAAACGTAGCAGTTTGAGGCTCGCAGGGGACTGCACAGCCGCGAAGCATGACCCAACGACTCCAGTGGCAAAGACGATTCTAGCCATCCAGACCCGGGGGCTGAGCTTGCTCATGATGAGATTGGATGGGAAATCAAAGATGACGTAGGAGACATAGAACAGCGCAAGTGCCGTAGATACATCTTTGGGGGTGAGCCCAAGGACGGTCTCCAAGTCATGGCCCACGTCGCTGTTCATTGTCTGCGCAATGCCAATGTTGGAACGAATTGCTGAGCAAAGAAAGTACAGGATCCAGAAAGCTGGGGTTGAATTAGCTAGACTTCTCTGATGAGTGATctaagaaataaaatgaTACTAACGAGGGATAATCCTGCGATCAATTTTTCTGGCAGAGAGTCAGAGTTAGCTGGCAAATACTCCGTATAAGATTGAGGATGAGGCAAAGCCCAGTACCTGTAGACCTTCTCCACCGTTTCGCTGTCGTAGTCGGCCGGTCGGATATCACCCCCATCTCGACTCTCGGGACCACCATGAGATGATGCAGAGGGAGAGAACACAACACTTTCAGTGGTGTTTGGATTTTTAGAATCGCCATCAGGCGGTGCTGCTTGAGAGGCCATGGTGGACGGCGCTCAAACGCTGCAATGAGGGCTTATTTCCGACCGGCGCGACGATAAGAGCTCTGTGACGAAAAAGGCCGCAAAATATACTCaaataagaaaagagccTATTTGAATAATTTGAGCTCTTTGAGATTTCAAACTtggaaaaaaataagtaaatgaAAAATCAGAAAatgttggaggagaaggatcCAGAGCTGGAAGAAAAGTGGGTGGCTCGATCTTGCCGTGATTAACCATCTCAACAATTCTGCCGTTTCCAACATAGCCGAGGGCTCTAACGGGACGGCGCCAGGCCAAGGATATACAAGGGCCGAGACCGGATAGCACAGATTATGGATACATGCATGGACTATTGGCAGTCTAATCAGACATCAATCCAGGAGGCAGAAAGGCTTTTTATCCTCTCTATCGTGCTGCATGGGCGATATTAGATGATGGCAATAGGTAATTGGTGCTGTCGCATTTCCAAGCTCGGTGAAGCTTCCTGTGGCTCGGCAATCGGATCTTGATAAGACATGCGGGTCCACAGCGTCGGATGCAGCTCGAGGGACGCTATACTCGCATAATAATAGCATGCGGTATGTGTATAAACGTCAAGCTGTAGAAGGATTGTAATTGGCCTTGTGTATCTCAAGAAATTCAGATATGTGAATCTTATTTCGCATTTTGTACATGGGGGCTCACCTTGGAAGCTCATACTTGTAGTTTGAGGTCTATAATAGCGGATACAGCTCTAATCCTCACTCTAATACTGGGAGCTCCGTAATTGTGGGCAGCACTGATTCAGCTTGCAGCATTGCTTTCGTGTCTCAAAATAGCATTGCTGTTTGACTCAAACTCTCGTCTTAAAGATGTCTGATTTGCTTTTATACTGTGACTTACAATGATTTATAATAGATGCTCCAGTGCAAGGTaatcaccatctccatctattTACACTGTGCACATCTGCAAATCCCAGCTAGTATAttcggctgcagctcccaCCGCTGCTGCCCTTGCATCGTGTCTGCCTGAGGATCTGACGCCAGCCTCACCTTCTgtctacctaggtatatgCGTAAATGCCTGATATTCAAGTCACCACCCCCAACAGCCTCATTTTCAATCCACCCGTTTTTGCGGCTCTGCTGCAGAATTTCTTTCTCAAAAACCTTCATCAGGCCGCCTCAGGCCAGAGGTTCTCGACGTCTTATCAATGTCTTCGCCCAGAGCCTCTCACTGAATTTTGCCGCCTACGCCTCACATGGTTGGTCCTGATGCCTGTTCTTGCGTACAAGGCGACTGCCGGGTCTCTATCTACCTAGGTCATGCGGAGGATGGCCCTCCAACTTTCCGCATTTACACGGAATCTGTCATAGTTACGCACGCACAGGGTTATTTGCGGAACGTTTGTAACCACCGCCTGGAGTATCTCGTGTATGTCAAGTGACCACGAGAAGGGTGAAAAGGGGGGGTAGCAATCTCATCCAAAGGGCTTGGTTGGTCATGGCCTCACCCTCTCAACGATGTTGGCTGGATTTCTCATCGCTCCCATCTCCAGGCTGTACAACAAGGGTTATCCCAAGAAGGACC from Trichoderma atroviride chromosome 3, complete sequence encodes the following:
- a CDS encoding uncharacterized protein (TransMembrane:1 (o53-73i)); its protein translation is MGTCRYIHNVDSRPFLTSDSLLRRGYATQHRNVSSPKLTRLQVYRHKINNGPLSVSLIPCLCVFMLSAVCIRFSSFSF
- a CDS encoding uncharacterized protein (EggNog:ENOG41~TransMembrane:12 (i66-85o105-123i135-153o165-185i197-217o229-249i316-340o346-367i379-400o406-426i438-462o482-502i)), with the protein product MNSDVGHDLETVLGLTPKDVSTALALFYVSYVIFDFPSNLIMSKLSPRVWMARIVFATGVVGSCFAAVQSPASLKLLRFLLGLVIAGMWPGMAFYLTLFYPPSRTAKRIGMYFTASQVSAAVVGLVSAGFQLMDGDGGLVGFRWMFLIYGLVAVVLSFVLLWWLPDRPLAPGEARKRNGLFKWLPATPEVLQGEDAIVHYSELRRVYHARPWGVKDLCLVLLDWRLWPLCLMYFGVVGVGIGTQLYGSVIIASIQPQASDIVVSLLFAPIWIMDLIAILLVTPLSDRFHRLRPFFFSAAVCIQIAGLLTTTFAVQNGWARYGGLLMVGFGLGPTVPICMTWTSEIFQRRHGEVGVAAATALVSGLGNLGSVTTTYALYTGWPEDAKPGPHRFRKSNLTMIGILGISILSSLVMLILLKVVGNPPSSRLNNTGSPNALEDGAARREAVQRGFGKLSRRAQEA
- a CDS encoding uncharacterized protein (EggNog:ENOG41~TransMembrane:11 (o20-38i50-68o80-100i112-132o144-164i231-255o261-282i294-315o321-341i353-377o397-417i)), with the protein product MASQAAPPDGDSKNPNTTESVVFSPSASSHGGPESRDGGDIRPADYDSETVEKVYRKIDRRIIPPFWILYFLCSAIRSNIGIAQTMNSDVGHDLETVLGLTPKDVSTALALFYVSYVIFDFPSNLIMSKLSPRVWMARIVFATGVVGSCFAAVQSPASLKLLRFLLGLVIAGMWPGMAFYLTLFYPPSRTAKRIGMYFTASQVSAAVVGLVSAGFQLMDGDGGLVGFRWMFLIYGLVAVVLSFVLLWWLPDRPLAPGEARKRNGLFKWLPATPEVLQGEDAIVHYSELRRVYHARPWGVKDLCLVLLDWRLWPLCLMYFGVVGVGIGTQLYGSVIIASIQPQASDIVVSLLFAPIWIMDLIAILLVTPLSDRFHRLRPFFFSAAVCIQIAGLLTTTFAVQNGWARYGGLLMVGFGLGPTVPICMTWTSEIFQRRHGEVGVAAATALVSGLGNLGSVTTTYALYTGWPEDAKPGPHRFRKSNLTMIGILGISILSSLVMLILLKVVGNPPSSRLNNTGSPNALEDGAARREAVQRGFGKLSRRAQEA
- a CDS encoding uncharacterized protein (EggNog:ENOG41~SECRETED:SignalP(1-20)), producing the protein MKLLRVATAAVLALAGHANAVSTFEPARPPAAPLAVRAPYLNVWLNGPNNGSPSGYLAGQWPRYWTQGIQAWQGFIKVDGKAYNWMGAAPGAGNVDQESLKYTSTRTTFTMNVGGLVRMAAEFFSPVYPDDLRRQSVPFSYLKISVVSLDGRSHNVQIYSDVSGEWASGDSSQIIRWEHQEADGVLSHKFYRQNQDAFREANDQASWGSWYWSTGDIRGVTYKIGQDTEVRGQFLSNGTLDNTIDTNYRAVNDRWPVFAFARDLGAVGRGGSASTLFTIGIAQQDAILFQGQGSSAQQVPSLWASYFDESELVPFFYKDYSYASQYATNLDNRVARDSVDAGGDDYLTITSLAVRQAFGALQYTGTPDNVRVFLKEISSNSDIQTVDVIFPTWPIMLYLDPNLIKYTLSPLLENQESGHYPNKYAIHDLGRFPQALGYPQGNDEAMPLEECGNMIIMMLSYAQKTGDVDYLNEHWQLMAQWAEYLIEDAKIPANQLSTDDFAGHLANQTNLAIKGIIALQAMSEIADQTGHTYLSGKYSSIAKDYLNFWSRHGINRASVPSHSVLQYDSGATYGLLYNIYPDKALGLNFIPQSVYDMQSDFYKTKANKYGVVLDTRGTLTKTDWELFAAAVAKPDTKAMFISLIAKWINETPTWRAFTDLYDTNTGEYPGNQFTARPVVGGVFALLALP